Part of the Hevea brasiliensis isolate MT/VB/25A 57/8 chromosome 16, ASM3005281v1, whole genome shotgun sequence genome is shown below.
TAAATCCCTTAAACATTAACCTAAAATCGAATTAAAAAGTAATAATAGTAAAAATGATATAATTATTTGTcctttaagaaaataataataattattatataatttttaataagataaattaaataaaaaaagtaGTTATATATATTagactatttttaaaaatatgatttttattttaaataaaaagaaaataaatgaataaaaattttaaaaaaattaaactaattataaAAGTTTGAAGAAAATTAcataatcataatttataatgagttattatgaatattttcataaaaatttcaaagaaaaatatactaaattgaaatttagaaattttagtcAGGCAAATTAAAGTTGAGGTATGACTGTGATACATTTTTCTAAGTTGATAAATCGTTAGTGAAATTTAATCATAAGTTAACTTATACCCAGGTGATAAGAGGTCATAGGGATTTtaataatactttaattaaaGTTTAGGGATTTTTATATTTCTGTTGGTTCAGTTAGTTTGGTTTTTTCCATTGAGCTAATTAACCAAAAatgaactaaaaattaaaattccttAAAATTACTAACTAAAacaaaattaaagactaaaaattgaattgaaaaaaaaGAATTGGTTTGATTATGTTCAATTTTTCAATTATGATCGAAAATGCTCAGCCCCAAATAAATTGTACATTCCTTTAGTGTGGTGGACTTAGGAAATAACTACTAAAAGCGACATGATGATGATTCTTGAAGGGTTGGACATCCAATTTTCCCAAATTTGATTTGAAGGGTTGTTAGATTTATGACTCAAGATCCTAATGAGATTTGGATAGgcattttcctaatttgagtgggagaaatatttttCAATAGAATGAAGAATTATTTCCTATGATAGAGTAGAACTCCTATCATAATGTTATTTGTAAATTGAGTGGGATTCCTAATTAGATTAGAATTGAGGGGACTAATACTATAAATAGAAGTATTGTGGAAAGATTAATTTGGTTTTGTCCATTGTTGATGAGTGGTTTTTGCCCATTGAGAAGAGTAGCACTTTACCTATTGCAATCCTATAGAGAGAGAGAATTCGGTCTAAGGTTAAGAAAGAATATATAATTCAAGAGTAAAAAATTCTTATCCATTGTTAAGAGGACTCTTGCCCATTGTAGTTGAAAATATCTTTTGTCATATTTAAAGTAGTAAACACATTAAATTATGTCTAAAAGAGACTGAAagtgactaactaatatatttactataagtAGTTTGTAGTAGGATCTCTTTGGTTTAATTGGGATGATACGCGGTTAACTTTAAACTTACAATTAATGATTACATTGATTATATTAGAAGATGACATATTCGTGTACGTAGCCCTATATGAAGAGGTTAGCacgtaaattttatttttttatttatttattttatttcttttataatttATACGCTTTCGCAGTGAATAACAAGGGTTTGATTCAATTTCTATCGGTAATAGTTAATCCCATAACAAATCAGGACAACACAGAAATACATTATGCCTAATCTAATCTGAAGCAAGCATGAAACcacaagttaaaaaaaataaaaaataaaaaaaaacaataagctaaaaattatattgaaatcatcttcaaaattaaaatattgagatCAAATTCcaatttaaaaaacaaaaaatctCATTTCCAGATTTATTTGCAGATATCACTAACAAATTACCACACttgaaaattaaaagaattagaaAGAAAGACTTGAACAGAAACAAAAATCTAGGCATTAATTGGGCGTTCTCCTCAAGTATCCCCTGCCAAGTTGAAGGGCATTTTCGAATCTAGACCTGAGGAAGAGAGCACCCTTGCTGCTGCAGAAAACATGTGTTGTTCTTGTTGACGATGCTATAATGCTTCCATTATTCCCTTGCTCTTCTTCTTCCGCAAGTCTTGGGAACATTAACGACCCTGTATCGATTGAGACCACCACCCAACTTCTCTGCATCTTCAGTTTTTTTATACTTTCCTGGCTTATCCCCCTGCATCTTTTTACCTTCAGCTTCACCAGGTTGGGGCAACCACTCCCAATGGCTTCAATTCCAGGTTCCGAGATGGGGCAGTTCTTGATACAGAGCTTCTTCAAGGCAGAGAATTTTTCTGCTATCAATGCCATTTCAAGATCCCCAACTGAATCGGTGTTACAAATAGCTAGTCTTTCCAGTCCCCGGCAGTTGGAAGCCAGGACAGTAAGAGAGGAAATACTTAGAGGAACCCCCATGAGGACTAGTTCTTGCAATCGGAAGCAATGATTGGCTATGGTTAATAACCCTTCATCCCCAATAGTCCGGCCTCCGAACCTGCTCCACGCATCTATATGCAGCTTCCTGAGATTCTTGCAAGAATTTGCAACTGCAGACAACCCGTCGTCTGTACAATCTGTGGTGCGGCTGAGCTGCAGAACTTGGAGATAAGGGCAAGATGAAGAGATGGCAATGAGGCCTGCGTCACCCATCTGAACATTCTCCATCTGGATCTCGGAAATGGAAGTGATTCTTGCTTGGAGACTCTGAAGGACCTTGTCCCAATTACCAGAGCTCCTGCAAACGATGAGGGTTTTCAAGGTTGTAACAGAAACAGAGAGAAGAGGGATGAAAATGCGAGCATTGTGGAGGTCCTTTAGGCAGAGACGCTCCAACTTAACCTTACTATTTTTGTTCCCAATAACAATAGCATCATTATGGGCATCGAGCTTGCGAAGACGCTTAAGAGTGAGATGCTGTAGAGAAGGGCAATTGGTTAGAAG
Proteins encoded:
- the LOC110661545 gene encoding F-box protein SKIP2-like is translated as MGQGSSSSCSNEICKQTADSHSIVISKKHDDLTLSLPDECLATVFGNLGSHDRNSCSLVCKRWMVVDSKSRYRLVLLAPCEMSPSLPALLSRFSSVSVLSLKCSRKLLSIDDHALSRIPIFLASLKKLKLKGCIDISDDGLQAFSLHRPPFLSKLSFASCGFGARGLNSLLTNCPSLQHLTLKRLRKLDAHNDAIVIGNKNSKVKLERLCLKDLHNARIFIPLLSVSVTTLKTLIVCRSSGNWDKVLQSLQARITSISEIQMENVQMGDAGLIAISSSCPYLQVLQLSRTTDCTDDGLSAVANSCKNLRKLHIDAWSRFGGRTIGDEGLLTIANHCFRLQELVLMGVPLSISSLTVLASNCRGLERLAICNTDSVGDLEMALIAEKFSALKKLCIKNCPISEPGIEAIGSGCPNLVKLKVKRCRGISQESIKKLKMQRSWVVVSIDTGSLMFPRLAEEEEQGNNGSIIASSTRTTHVFCSSKGALFLRSRFENALQLGRGYLRRTPN